One Paraburkholderia sp. IMGN_8 DNA window includes the following coding sequences:
- the flgL gene encoding flagellar hook-associated protein FlgL encodes MRISSTQYFSMNVATMSDQQAQLSQLYAEISSGVSLSTPSDNPLGAAQAVQLSSTATTLAQYTSNQSTALASLQQEDSTLGSVNTVLQNIHTLVLRAGDASLNDGDRGSIATQLQSMRSQLMTLANSTDPQGNYLFAGYQSTAQPYTTNSAGVVTYSGDTGTRAVQITDSRTIQTADNGNAIFGSVASIGTSAVPAATTGNGGTGVISGVSLTNPTNPTNADKYTITFAGSGATSTYTVSATNPATGAVTTGTPQTFTSGSAITLGGQSVTITGAPNAGDSFTVTPATQGSTDVFANLSQLIATLQSPVAGAAATASFQSALTTNMTQLENTMNNVVTAQAAVGGREQEVQALQTVTQTNTLQTASNLSNLTSTDLTKTISKYTMTQASLQAAQQAFAKVQNMSLFQYLN; translated from the coding sequence ATGCGCATCTCCAGCACGCAGTACTTCAGCATGAACGTGGCGACGATGAGCGATCAGCAAGCTCAGTTGTCGCAGTTGTACGCGGAGATTTCGAGCGGCGTGAGCCTTTCCACGCCGTCGGACAATCCGCTCGGCGCGGCGCAGGCCGTGCAACTGAGCTCGACGGCGACGACGCTCGCGCAGTACACGAGCAACCAGAGCACCGCGCTCGCCTCGCTGCAACAGGAAGACTCCACGCTCGGCAGCGTCAACACCGTGCTGCAAAACATTCATACGCTGGTGCTGCGCGCGGGCGACGCCTCGCTGAACGACGGCGACCGCGGCTCGATCGCGACGCAACTGCAGAGCATGCGCAGCCAATTGATGACGCTCGCCAATTCCACCGACCCGCAGGGCAATTACCTGTTCGCCGGCTATCAGAGCACGGCGCAGCCGTACACCACCAATTCGGCCGGCGTCGTGACCTATTCGGGCGACACCGGCACGCGCGCCGTGCAGATCACCGATTCGCGCACCATCCAGACGGCCGACAACGGCAACGCGATCTTCGGCAGCGTGGCGTCGATCGGCACCAGCGCAGTCCCAGCCGCGACCACGGGCAACGGCGGCACCGGCGTGATCAGCGGCGTCAGCCTCACGAACCCGACCAATCCGACCAATGCGGACAAATACACGATCACCTTTGCGGGCTCCGGCGCGACAAGCACCTACACGGTGAGCGCGACCAATCCGGCGACCGGCGCGGTCACGACGGGTACGCCGCAGACTTTCACGTCGGGCTCGGCGATCACGCTCGGCGGCCAGTCGGTGACGATCACCGGCGCGCCTAACGCGGGTGACAGTTTCACCGTGACGCCGGCCACGCAAGGCAGCACGGACGTATTCGCGAACCTGAGCCAGTTGATTGCGACGCTGCAATCGCCGGTCGCGGGCGCGGCCGCGACGGCCAGTTTCCAGAGCGCGCTGACCACCAACATGACCCAGCTCGAAAACACGATGAACAACGTCGTGACGGCCCAGGCCGCGGTGGGCGGCCGTGAGCAGGAAGTGCAGGCGTTGCAGACGGTCACGCAGACCAACACGTTGCAGACGGCAAGCAACCTGTCGAATCTGACTTCGACCGACCTGACCAAGACGATCAGCAAGTACACGATGACGCAAGCCTCGCTGCAAGCGGCGCAACAGGCGTTTGCGAAGGTGCAGAACATGTCGCTGTTCCAGTACCTGAACTAA
- the fliP gene encoding flagellar type III secretion system pore protein FliP (The bacterial flagellar biogenesis protein FliP forms a type III secretion system (T3SS)-type pore required for flagellar assembly.) encodes MQFSLQSAYDAQSTRMCSAASKVVPVLRRIALIAPIALPVLMLALPVLMLALPTLSFAQTAGLPAFNTSPGPNGGTTYSLSVQTMLLLTMLSFLPAMVLMMTSFTRIIIVLSLLRQALGTTTTPPNQVLVGLALFLTLFVMSPVLDKAYADGYKPFSEGSMPMEQAVSRGLAPFKTFMLRQTRESDLALFARVSHAAPMQGPEDVPLSLLVPSFVTSELKTGFQIGFTIFIPFLIIDMVVASVLMSMGMMMVSPATISLPFKLMLFVLVDGWQLLLGSLAQSFV; translated from the coding sequence ATGCAGTTCAGTCTTCAATCAGCGTATGACGCGCAATCCACTCGCATGTGTTCCGCCGCTTCGAAAGTTGTCCCCGTGCTGCGCCGTATCGCACTTATCGCACCCATCGCGCTGCCTGTGCTGATGCTCGCGCTGCCTGTGCTGATGCTCGCGCTGCCGACGCTGTCGTTCGCGCAAACCGCCGGCCTGCCGGCCTTCAACACGAGCCCCGGCCCGAACGGCGGCACCACGTACTCGCTGAGCGTGCAGACGATGCTGCTGCTCACGATGCTGTCGTTCCTGCCGGCAATGGTGTTGATGATGACGAGCTTCACGCGCATCATCATCGTGTTGTCGCTGCTGCGCCAGGCGCTCGGCACGACCACCACGCCACCTAACCAGGTGCTGGTCGGTCTGGCGCTGTTCCTCACGCTGTTCGTAATGTCACCGGTGCTCGACAAGGCCTATGCCGACGGCTACAAGCCGTTCTCCGAAGGCTCGATGCCGATGGAGCAGGCGGTCTCGCGCGGCCTCGCGCCGTTCAAGACCTTCATGCTGCGCCAGACCCGCGAAAGCGATCTCGCGCTGTTCGCCCGCGTTTCGCACGCCGCGCCGATGCAAGGTCCGGAAGACGTGCCGCTGTCGCTGCTGGTGCCGTCGTTCGTCACCAGCGAATTGAAAACCGGCTTCCAGATCGGCTTCACGATTTTCATCCCGTTCCTCATCATCGACATGGTGGTGGCGAGCGTGCTGATGTCGATGGGGATGATGATGGTGTCGCCCGCCACCATCTCGCTGCCGTTCAAGCTGATGCTGTTCGTGCTGGTCGACGGCTGGCAGTTGCTGCTCGGCTCGCTCGCCCAGAGCTTCGTATAA
- the flgH gene encoding flagellar basal body L-ring protein FlgH, whose protein sequence is MSHFTRNPVHSRTAVALAQLTLLAALGGCGLVPREPITQQPMTAMPPVPPQAQSPGSIYNPGYAGRPLFEDQRPRNVGDILTIVIQENVNATKSSGANANRSGTTAFSVPTAGFLGGIFGKANLSANGSNVFNGTGGANASNTFNGTITVTVTGVLPNGNLMVSGEKQMLINQGNEFVRFSGVVNPNTISSLNAVYSTQVADAKIEYSAKGYLNEAENMGWLQRFFLNVSPW, encoded by the coding sequence ATGTCGCACTTCACTCGTAATCCGGTTCATTCGCGCACTGCTGTAGCGCTAGCGCAGCTCACGCTGCTCGCGGCGCTCGGCGGTTGCGGCCTCGTGCCAAGGGAGCCGATCACCCAACAGCCGATGACCGCCATGCCGCCGGTTCCGCCGCAAGCGCAATCGCCGGGCTCGATCTACAACCCGGGTTATGCAGGCCGGCCGTTGTTCGAAGACCAGCGGCCGCGTAATGTCGGCGACATCCTGACGATCGTGATTCAGGAAAACGTCAACGCGACGAAGTCCTCCGGCGCCAACGCCAACCGGTCGGGCACCACCGCCTTCTCAGTGCCGACTGCGGGCTTTCTCGGCGGGATATTCGGCAAGGCTAACCTGAGTGCCAACGGTTCTAACGTGTTCAACGGAACCGGTGGCGCAAACGCGTCGAACACGTTCAACGGCACGATCACCGTGACGGTGACCGGCGTGCTGCCGAACGGCAATCTGATGGTGAGCGGCGAAAAGCAGATGCTGATCAATCAGGGCAACGAATTCGTGCGCTTCTCCGGCGTCGTGAATCCGAACACGATTTCCAGCCTGAACGCGGTGTACTCGACCCAGGTGGCCGACGCGAAAATCGAATACTCCGCGAAGGGCTACCTCAACGAAGCGGAGAACATGGGCTGGCTGCAGCGCTTCTTCCTCAACGTGTCGCCGTGGTGA
- the fliQ gene encoding flagellar biosynthesis protein FliQ, with the protein MNQESVMTLAHQAMYVGLLLAAPLLLVALVVGLVVSLFQAATQINESTLSFIPKLLAIAVTMVIAGPWMLTTMLDYLRQTLTNIPTLVN; encoded by the coding sequence ATGAATCAAGAATCCGTCATGACGCTGGCGCACCAGGCCATGTATGTCGGCCTGCTGCTCGCCGCGCCGCTGCTGCTGGTCGCGCTGGTAGTCGGTCTGGTGGTGAGCCTTTTCCAGGCCGCCACGCAGATCAACGAAAGCACGCTCTCGTTCATTCCGAAGCTGCTCGCGATTGCCGTCACGATGGTGATCGCCGGCCCGTGGATGCTGACGACCATGCTCGACTATCTGCGCCAGACGCTCACCAACATTCCGACGCTCGTCAACTGA
- the fliR gene encoding flagellar biosynthetic protein FliR: MFSVTYAQLNVWLTAFLWPFVRILALVATAPLLGNRSLPTRVKIGLAAFITIIVAPTLGALPQVTVFSAEGVWIIVNQFLIGVALGVTMQIVFQAISAAGDFVGLGMGLGFATFFDAQASSSSQVLSSYMNTIAMLVFLVIDGHLQMISALLTTFQSVPVSANILGAPGWRTLAGFGGTIFSAGLLLSLPVVAALLITNLALGILNRAAPQIGVFQIGFPLTMLIGMLLLQLMIPNMIPFFTRMFDIGIDQMGRVAAGLK; this comes from the coding sequence ATGTTTTCCGTCACCTACGCGCAACTGAACGTCTGGCTCACCGCGTTCCTGTGGCCGTTCGTGCGGATTCTCGCGTTGGTCGCCACCGCGCCGCTGCTCGGCAACCGCTCGCTGCCGACACGCGTGAAAATCGGCCTCGCGGCCTTCATCACGATCATCGTCGCGCCGACGCTCGGCGCACTGCCTCAAGTCACGGTGTTTTCCGCCGAAGGCGTGTGGATCATCGTCAACCAGTTCCTGATCGGCGTCGCGCTCGGCGTGACGATGCAGATCGTGTTCCAGGCGATCAGCGCCGCCGGCGATTTCGTCGGTCTGGGCATGGGCCTCGGCTTCGCGACTTTCTTCGATGCTCAGGCAAGCAGCTCGAGCCAGGTGCTGTCGAGCTACATGAACACCATCGCGATGCTGGTGTTTCTGGTGATCGACGGGCATCTGCAGATGATCAGCGCGTTGCTGACGACGTTCCAGTCGGTGCCGGTGTCGGCGAACATACTGGGCGCACCCGGCTGGCGCACGCTGGCAGGCTTCGGCGGCACGATTTTTTCGGCCGGTTTGCTGCTGTCGCTGCCGGTGGTCGCAGCACTCCTGATCACCAACCTCGCGCTCGGCATTCTCAACCGCGCCGCGCCGCAAATCGGCGTGTTCCAGATCGGTTTTCCGCTCACGATGCTGATCGGCATGCTGCTGTTGCAGCTGATGATTCCGAACATGATTCCGTTCTTCACGCGCATGTTCGACATCGGCATCGATCAGATGGGGCGTGTCGCGGCGGGTTTGAAGTAG
- the flgJ gene encoding flagellar assembly peptidoglycan hydrolase FlgJ, with the protein MNSDTTNSANAANDLTQRFALDVQGFAKLSAQAKASPQAGMKMAAQQFDAVFTQMMLKSMRDATPHDGPFDSHDSATFTSMMDQQLSQQMSQKGIGVADAMLKQMMRNQGMQVSGGAGGMSGLAGGGGDEGQTAALNALAKAYGNAQANGQLAMGKGYSANSALTPPLRGDGSSPKVDAFVDKLAAPAQAASAATGIPARFIIGQAALESGWGKSEIRKADGTTSYNVFGIKASKDWTGKTVSTVTTEYVNGKPQRTVEKFRAYDSYQEAMTDYASLLKGNPRYAQVINSSHDVNGFANGMQRAGYATDPHYAKKLMSIMQKMA; encoded by the coding sequence ATGAATTCGGATACGACCAATTCCGCGAACGCCGCGAACGACCTGACTCAGCGCTTTGCACTCGACGTGCAGGGTTTCGCCAAGCTGAGCGCGCAGGCCAAGGCTTCGCCGCAAGCCGGCATGAAGATGGCCGCGCAGCAGTTCGACGCGGTGTTCACCCAGATGATGCTCAAGAGCATGCGCGATGCGACGCCGCACGACGGTCCGTTCGATTCGCACGACAGCGCCACCTTCACGTCGATGATGGATCAGCAGTTGTCGCAGCAGATGTCGCAGAAGGGCATCGGCGTGGCCGATGCGATGCTCAAGCAGATGATGCGCAATCAGGGCATGCAGGTGAGCGGCGGCGCGGGCGGCATGAGCGGCCTGGCCGGCGGCGGCGGCGATGAAGGCCAGACCGCCGCGCTGAACGCGCTCGCCAAGGCTTACGGCAATGCGCAGGCCAACGGCCAGCTGGCGATGGGCAAGGGCTACTCGGCCAACAGCGCGCTGACCCCGCCGTTGCGCGGCGACGGCAGCTCGCCGAAGGTCGACGCCTTCGTCGACAAGCTGGCCGCGCCCGCGCAGGCCGCCAGCGCGGCGACCGGCATTCCGGCACGCTTCATCATCGGTCAGGCCGCGCTCGAATCGGGCTGGGGCAAGAGCGAGATCAGGAAGGCCGATGGGACGACCAGCTACAACGTGTTCGGCATCAAGGCGTCGAAGGACTGGACCGGCAAGACCGTCTCGACCGTCACGACGGAATATGTGAACGGCAAGCCGCAGCGCACTGTCGAGAAATTCCGCGCATACGACTCGTACCAGGAAGCAATGACCGACTATGCGAGCCTGCTTAAGGGCAATCCGCGTTATGCGCAGGTCATCAATTCCTCGCATGACGTGAACGGCTTTGCCAACGGTATGCAGCGCGCGGGTTACGCGACCGATCCGCATTACGCGAAAAAACTGATGTCCATCATGCAGAAAATGGCCTGA
- a CDS encoding flagellar basal body P-ring protein FlgI has translation MRTVFSRTGRFARLVHVGRALAFVALACAALPAATPAHAERLKDLVQIQGVRDNPLIGYGLVVGLDGTGDQTTQTPFTTQTLANMLANLGISINNQAAGSSNSQSSLSNIQLKNVAAVMVTAVLPPFARPGEAIDVTVSSLGNAKSLRGGTLLLTPLKGADGQVYALGQGNLAVGGAGASANGSKVQVNTLAAGRIAGGAIVERAVPTSVSQAGTMQLELNEMDYDTTQRVVAAVNNAFGGGTAMALDGRTIQLRAPADPEQQVAFMAQLQNLDVKPAQAAAKVVLNARTGSIVMNQMVTLQTCAVAHGNLSVVINTQPVVSQPGAFSNGQTVVAKQSQIQLKQDNGALKMVTAGANLADVVKALNALGATPADLMSILQAMKAAGSLRADLEII, from the coding sequence ATGCGTACCGTCTTCTCCCGCACCGGCCGTTTCGCGCGACTCGTTCATGTCGGCCGTGCGCTCGCCTTCGTCGCACTCGCCTGCGCGGCGCTGCCGGCGGCGACGCCCGCGCATGCCGAACGTCTGAAGGACCTTGTGCAGATCCAGGGGGTCCGCGACAACCCGCTGATCGGCTACGGCCTCGTGGTCGGCCTCGACGGCACGGGCGACCAGACCACGCAAACGCCGTTCACCACGCAGACGCTCGCCAACATGCTGGCGAACCTCGGCATCTCGATCAACAACCAGGCTGCCGGTTCGAGCAATTCGCAGTCGTCGCTGTCGAACATCCAGTTGAAGAACGTCGCCGCGGTGATGGTGACGGCGGTGCTGCCGCCGTTCGCGCGTCCCGGCGAAGCGATCGACGTCACCGTGTCGTCGCTCGGTAACGCCAAGAGCCTGCGTGGCGGCACGCTGCTGCTCACGCCGCTCAAGGGCGCCGACGGCCAGGTGTACGCGCTCGGCCAGGGCAACCTCGCGGTCGGCGGCGCCGGCGCGAGCGCGAACGGCAGCAAGGTGCAGGTGAACACGCTGGCCGCGGGCCGCATTGCCGGCGGCGCGATCGTCGAACGCGCGGTGCCGACCTCGGTGTCGCAAGCGGGCACCATGCAGCTCGAACTGAATGAAATGGATTACGACACCACGCAACGGGTGGTGGCGGCGGTCAACAACGCGTTCGGCGGCGGCACCGCCATGGCGCTCGACGGCCGCACGATTCAACTGCGCGCGCCGGCCGATCCGGAGCAGCAGGTCGCCTTCATGGCGCAATTGCAGAACCTCGACGTGAAGCCGGCGCAAGCCGCCGCGAAGGTGGTCCTGAACGCACGCACCGGCTCGATCGTGATGAACCAGATGGTCACGCTGCAAACCTGCGCGGTGGCGCACGGCAATCTGTCGGTGGTGATCAATACGCAGCCGGTGGTGAGCCAGCCGGGCGCATTCTCGAACGGTCAGACGGTGGTGGCCAAGCAGTCGCAGATTCAATTGAAGCAGGACAACGGCGCACTGAAGATGGTGACCGCCGGCGCCAACCTCGCCGATGTGGTGAAGGCGCTCAACGCACTGGGTGCGACGCCCGCGGATCTGATGTCGATCCTGCAGGCCATGAAAGCGGCGGGCTCTCTGCGCGCCGACCTGGAAATCATCTAA
- the flgK gene encoding flagellar hook-associated protein FlgK, whose product MSSSLINLGLSGLNAAQWGLTTTGQNISNASTAGYTIERPVYAEAGGQYTGSGYLPQGVSTTTVTRQYSQYLTTELNNAQSSGSSLSTYNTMISQLNNLIGSPTSGIASAITSYFTGLQNVSNNASSLATRQTAMSGAQTLANQINAAGQQYDALRQSVNTQLTNTVSQINSYTKQIAQLNGQIAAASTQGQPPNQLLDQRDLAVSNLSQLVGVQVVNSNGSYGVFMGNGQPLVSGGNSYNLGTAPSTGDTSELSVQYLGQAGANPAAAPQNLPDSKITGGTLGGLVAFRSQTLDPGEAQLGAIAVSFASQVNAQNALGVTLSGGQGGALFSVGGPTVYANTQNTGNASLNVSFANSAQPTTGDYTLAYNGTTYTLTDNSTGSVVGSATSLASPINGLQFSTTGTMNPGDSFTVEPTRGALNSFATATTDASAIAAAAPVLGAAASANTGTGTITQGTVTAGYTMPNATTTLTYNGTGLSGFPAGSTVTVAGSPATTYPIASATTVVPYSSSTGAALTINNATAGQMNNVSVTISGAPAAGDKFTIGPNTGATNDGRNALALSNLSTAKALAGGTVTLTGAYANYVNQIGNQTNQIQTSSTAQASLVTQITTAQQSVSGVNINEEAANLLQYQQLYQANSKVIQTAQTLFQTLIGIIQ is encoded by the coding sequence ATGTCCAGCTCCCTCATCAATCTCGGCCTCAGTGGACTGAACGCAGCCCAGTGGGGACTCACGACGACCGGTCAGAACATCAGCAACGCGTCGACGGCGGGCTATACGATCGAACGGCCCGTCTACGCGGAAGCCGGCGGCCAGTACACGGGCTCGGGTTATCTGCCGCAGGGCGTCTCGACCACGACGGTGACGCGCCAGTACAGCCAGTACCTGACCACTGAGTTGAACAATGCGCAGTCGTCGGGCAGTTCGCTGTCGACCTACAACACGATGATTTCGCAGCTGAACAATCTGATCGGTAGCCCGACCTCCGGCATTGCGAGCGCGATCACCAGCTATTTCACCGGCTTGCAGAACGTCTCGAACAACGCCTCCAGTCTGGCCACTCGCCAGACCGCGATGAGCGGCGCGCAGACGCTCGCGAATCAGATCAACGCCGCGGGCCAGCAGTACGACGCGCTGCGTCAGAGCGTCAACACGCAGCTCACCAATACCGTCTCGCAAATCAACAGCTACACGAAGCAGATCGCGCAGTTGAACGGGCAGATCGCCGCTGCCAGCACGCAAGGGCAACCGCCGAATCAGCTGCTGGATCAGCGCGATCTCGCCGTGTCGAATCTGTCGCAACTGGTCGGCGTGCAGGTCGTGAACAGCAACGGCAGCTACGGCGTGTTCATGGGCAATGGCCAGCCGCTGGTCTCGGGCGGCAACAGCTACAACCTGGGCACGGCGCCTTCGACGGGCGACACCAGCGAACTGTCGGTGCAGTACCTCGGCCAGGCGGGTGCGAATCCGGCAGCAGCGCCGCAAAACCTGCCCGACAGCAAGATCACAGGCGGCACGCTCGGCGGCCTCGTCGCGTTCCGCAGCCAGACGCTCGATCCGGGTGAAGCGCAACTCGGCGCGATTGCCGTGAGCTTCGCCTCGCAAGTGAACGCGCAGAACGCGCTCGGCGTGACGCTGAGCGGCGGCCAGGGCGGCGCGCTGTTCTCGGTGGGCGGCCCGACGGTCTACGCGAACACGCAGAACACCGGCAACGCGTCGCTGAACGTCTCGTTCGCGAATTCCGCACAGCCGACTACCGGCGACTACACGCTTGCCTATAACGGCACCACCTACACGCTGACCGACAATTCGACCGGCAGCGTGGTCGGCTCGGCCACCAGCCTGGCCTCGCCGATCAACGGCCTGCAGTTCTCGACCACCGGCACGATGAACCCGGGCGACTCGTTCACGGTCGAACCGACCCGCGGCGCGCTGAACAGCTTCGCCACCGCGACCACGGACGCTTCGGCGATCGCCGCCGCGGCACCGGTGCTGGGCGCGGCCGCGTCGGCCAACACCGGCACCGGCACGATCACGCAAGGCACGGTGACGGCCGGCTACACGATGCCGAACGCGACCACCACGCTGACGTACAACGGCACGGGTCTGTCGGGCTTCCCGGCGGGCTCGACGGTGACGGTGGCAGGCTCGCCCGCCACCACCTACCCGATCGCCAGCGCGACGACCGTGGTGCCGTATTCGTCGAGCACCGGTGCGGCGCTGACGATCAATAACGCGACCGCCGGCCAGATGAACAACGTATCGGTGACGATCAGCGGTGCGCCGGCCGCCGGCGACAAGTTCACCATCGGTCCGAACACCGGCGCGACCAACGACGGCCGCAATGCGCTGGCCCTGTCGAACCTGTCCACCGCGAAGGCGCTGGCGGGCGGCACGGTCACGCTGACGGGCGCGTATGCGAACTACGTCAACCAGATCGGCAACCAGACCAATCAGATTCAGACTTCGAGCACGGCCCAGGCCTCGCTGGTGACGCAGATCACCACCGCGCAGCAATCGGTTTCGGGCGTGAACATCAACGAGGAAGCAGCCAACCTGCTTCAGTATCAGCAGCTCTATCAGGCCAACAGCAAGGTCATCCAGACCGCGCAGACCCTGTTCCAGACGTTGATCGGCATCATTCAGTGA
- the fliO gene encoding flagellar biosynthetic protein FliO, which produces MKCVAGRAVLHASRNVLHRAALTATVAAAAATSAPMFALTFAPSAAHAADMNAVNNAAKIASGVGAGTAVPALGVGAVLQTIVGLLVVIGLVFACAWLARRFGLQPAKRGGLVKTIGGASLGGKERVSVVEIGDTWLVLGTAPGNVRLLHTMPAGSAAVDAVAGMDTQPAAPGARAPLPGTFGQRFRDALKGEVGKRFHGQGGGDR; this is translated from the coding sequence ATGAAATGCGTTGCCGGTCGCGCCGTGCTGCATGCGTCGCGCAACGTTCTCCATCGCGCAGCGCTCACAGCGACGGTAGCGGCGGCAGCGGCCACTTCGGCGCCGATGTTCGCGCTGACGTTCGCACCGTCGGCCGCGCACGCCGCCGACATGAACGCGGTGAACAACGCCGCGAAAATCGCTTCGGGTGTCGGTGCAGGCACGGCCGTTCCGGCGCTCGGCGTCGGCGCGGTGTTGCAAACGATCGTCGGCCTGCTGGTGGTGATCGGTCTGGTATTCGCTTGTGCGTGGCTCGCGCGCCGCTTCGGCTTGCAGCCGGCGAAGCGCGGCGGTCTGGTGAAGACGATCGGCGGCGCCTCGCTCGGCGGCAAGGAACGGGTCTCGGTGGTCGAGATCGGCGATACCTGGCTGGTGCTCGGCACGGCGCCCGGCAATGTGCGCCTGCTGCATACGATGCCGGCCGGTTCGGCTGCGGTCGACGCGGTTGCAGGCATGGACACGCAACCCGCCGCCCCTGGCGCACGCGCGCCGTTGCCCGGCACGTTCGGCCAACGCTTTCGCGACGCCTTGAAAGGCGAAGTGGGCAAACGTTTCCACGGGCAAGGCGGCGGGGATCGGTAA
- the flgG gene encoding flagellar basal-body rod protein FlgG, whose protein sequence is MNRSLYIAATGMNAQQAQMDVISNNLANVSTNGFKGSRAVFEDLLYQTIRQPGANSTQQTELPSGIQLGTGVQQVATERLYTQGNLQQTGNSKDVAINGQGFFQVQMPDGTTAYTRDGSFQTNAQGQLVTSSGYQVIPAITIPTNATSMTIGSDGVVSITVAGSTNSQQLGSMQLATFINPAGLDAKGENLFSETASSGAPNIAQPGLNGAGTLNQGYVEASNVNVVQELVNMIQTQRAYEINSKAVTTSDQMLQTLSQMQV, encoded by the coding sequence ATGAATCGCTCGCTCTATATCGCCGCTACCGGCATGAATGCGCAACAGGCGCAGATGGACGTGATCTCGAACAACCTCGCGAACGTCAGCACCAACGGCTTCAAGGGCTCGCGCGCGGTATTCGAGGATCTGCTGTACCAGACCATCCGCCAGCCCGGCGCGAACTCGACGCAGCAAACCGAACTGCCGTCCGGCATCCAGCTCGGCACCGGCGTGCAGCAGGTCGCCACCGAGCGGCTGTACACGCAGGGCAACCTGCAGCAAACCGGCAACTCGAAAGACGTCGCCATCAACGGCCAGGGCTTTTTTCAGGTGCAGATGCCTGACGGCACGACCGCTTACACCCGCGACGGTTCGTTCCAGACCAACGCGCAGGGCCAGCTCGTCACGTCGAGCGGCTACCAGGTGATCCCGGCGATCACGATCCCGACCAACGCGACCTCGATGACGATCGGCAGCGACGGCGTGGTGTCGATCACCGTGGCCGGTTCGACCAACAGCCAGCAGCTCGGCTCGATGCAGCTCGCCACCTTCATCAACCCGGCCGGTCTGGATGCGAAGGGCGAAAACCTGTTCTCCGAAACCGCTTCGTCGGGCGCGCCGAACATCGCGCAACCGGGCCTGAACGGCGCCGGCACGCTGAATCAGGGCTACGTGGAAGCATCGAACGTGAACGTGGTGCAGGAACTGGTGAACATGATCCAGACGCAGCGCGCGTACGAAATCAACAGCAAGGCCGTGACGACCTCCGACCAGATGCTGCAGACCCTCAGCCAGATGCAGGTTTGA
- a CDS encoding flagellar regulator YcgR PilZN domain-containing protein produces the protein MDTNQSNGQIEAPGQSHAALDESESAYDFGRRNPLEIGVQLRNLVNRGDFLTVQYASGQLVTRLLDVDVRGRTFTFDWGALSEQNKSLLAAPRCQFHASPDGVRVEFSTGTPRETRYEGLPAFEADFPEVLFYVQRREYFRVDAPILDPYMCSGRLPEGDTFRFEVHDLSLGGVGMRTADERVAELPMGTKLHDCELSLGSLGRLSLDLQLVSHRSTALPNGTQRYQLGFRFLTLPGSAENTLQRLITQLEMKRRSLVR, from the coding sequence ATGGATACTAACCAGTCGAACGGACAGATCGAAGCGCCCGGCCAGTCGCACGCCGCGCTAGACGAAAGCGAAAGCGCTTACGATTTCGGCCGTCGCAATCCGCTGGAGATCGGCGTTCAGTTACGCAATCTCGTCAATCGCGGCGATTTCCTCACCGTGCAATATGCGAGCGGCCAGCTCGTCACGCGGCTGCTCGACGTCGACGTGCGCGGCCGCACGTTCACTTTCGATTGGGGCGCGCTGTCGGAGCAGAACAAAAGTTTGCTGGCGGCACCGCGTTGCCAGTTCCATGCGTCGCCGGACGGCGTGCGCGTCGAGTTTTCCACCGGCACGCCGCGCGAAACCCGTTACGAAGGACTGCCCGCATTCGAGGCGGACTTCCCCGAAGTGCTGTTCTACGTGCAGCGCCGCGAATATTTCCGCGTCGATGCGCCGATTCTCGATCCGTATATGTGCAGCGGCCGCTTGCCCGAAGGCGACACGTTCCGCTTCGAAGTGCACGACCTGTCGCTCGGCGGCGTCGGCATGCGCACCGCGGATGAGCGCGTGGCCGAACTGCCGATGGGCACCAAGCTGCACGATTGCGAACTGTCGCTCGGCTCGCTCGGCCGCCTGTCGCTCGATCTGCAACTGGTGTCGCACCGCTCGACCGCATTGCCGAACGGCACGCAGCGCTATCAACTCGGCTTCCGTTTTCTGACGCTGCCCGGCAGCGCCGAAAACACGCTGCAGCGGCTGATTACGCAACTCGAAATGAAGCGCCGCTCGCTGGTGCGCTGA